A region of Streptomyces deccanensis DNA encodes the following proteins:
- a CDS encoding mechanosensitive ion channel family protein, with protein sequence MTRTLTLDDYLVAGIILAAGLLAAFLLRLLLRWLGGHATKTRWGGDDVIVDTLRSLVPWSAFVGGAAASAAVLPLTKTVQHNVNQCLTVLFILVATVTAARVIAGLVRTLAQSRAGVAGSVTIFVNITRVTVLAIGVLVILQTLGIPIAPLVTALGVGGLAVALALQDTLANLFAGIHILASKTVQPGDYIKLSSGEEGYVVDINWRQTTIKSLSNNLVIIPNGQLAGTNMTNFNQPEQDMTLLVQVGVGYDSDLEHVERVTNEVIAETMKEVEGAVPDHEPAVRFHTFGDSRIGMTVILGVGEFSDQYRIKHEFIKRLHRRYRAEGISVPVPRRAITLQTGGGGVEIPHQRESSVEVAP encoded by the coding sequence ATGACCCGGACCCTCACCCTCGACGACTACCTCGTGGCCGGAATCATCCTGGCGGCGGGCCTGTTGGCCGCGTTCCTGCTCCGACTGCTGCTGCGCTGGCTCGGCGGGCACGCGACGAAGACCCGCTGGGGCGGTGACGACGTCATCGTCGACACGCTGCGCTCGCTGGTGCCCTGGAGCGCGTTCGTCGGCGGCGCGGCGGCCTCGGCGGCGGTGCTGCCGCTGACCAAGACCGTGCAGCACAACGTGAACCAGTGTCTGACGGTGCTCTTCATCCTCGTCGCCACGGTCACGGCGGCCCGGGTGATCGCCGGTCTGGTGCGCACGCTCGCCCAGTCCCGGGCCGGGGTCGCGGGCTCGGTGACGATCTTCGTGAACATCACCCGGGTCACGGTCCTCGCGATCGGTGTCCTGGTGATCCTGCAGACGCTGGGCATCCCGATCGCCCCGCTGGTCACCGCCCTCGGCGTCGGCGGTCTCGCGGTGGCCCTGGCCCTCCAGGACACCCTCGCCAACCTGTTCGCGGGCATCCACATCCTCGCGTCCAAGACCGTCCAGCCCGGCGACTACATCAAGCTGAGCAGCGGCGAGGAGGGCTATGTCGTCGACATCAACTGGCGGCAGACCACCATCAAGTCGCTCTCCAACAACCTGGTGATCATCCCCAACGGGCAGCTCGCCGGCACCAACATGACCAACTTCAACCAGCCCGAGCAGGACATGACCCTGCTGGTGCAGGTGGGCGTCGGCTACGACAGCGATCTGGAGCACGTGGAGCGGGTCACCAACGAGGTCATCGCCGAGACGATGAAGGAGGTCGAGGGCGCGGTCCCCGACCACGAGCCGGCCGTGCGGTTCCACACCTTCGGCGACTCGCGCATCGGGATGACCGTGATCCTCGGGGTCGGCGAGTTCAGTGACCAGTACCGGATCAAGCACGAGTTCATCAAGCGGCTGCACAGGCGGTACCGGGCGGAGGGCATCAGCGTGCCGGTGCCGCGGCGGGCGATCACGCTGCAGACGGGGGGCGGCGGCGTGGAGATCCCCCACCAGCGGGAGTCCTCGGTCGAGGTGGCCCCCTAG
- a CDS encoding MarR family winged helix-turn-helix transcriptional regulator, with product MLLDDQLCFALYAASRAVTARYRPLLDELGLTYPQYLVMLVLWERDSISVRDLGAALQLESSTLSPLLKRLEAGGLLRRERRTDDERSVAIRLTDAGARLEERARTVPVDIGEAMGLSPEQHTMAKQLLRLLTANVSRT from the coding sequence CTGCTCCTGGACGACCAGCTCTGCTTCGCCCTGTACGCCGCCTCGCGCGCGGTCACCGCCCGCTACCGACCGCTGCTCGACGAGCTGGGCCTGACCTATCCGCAGTACCTCGTCATGCTGGTGCTCTGGGAGCGGGACTCCATCTCCGTGCGCGACCTGGGCGCGGCGCTCCAACTGGAGTCCAGCACCCTCTCCCCGCTCCTGAAGCGCCTGGAGGCCGGCGGTCTGCTGCGCCGCGAGCGCCGTACGGACGACGAGCGCTCCGTCGCCATCCGCCTCACCGACGCCGGCGCCCGGCTGGAGGAGCGGGCCCGGACCGTCCCCGTGGACATCGGCGAGGCCATGGGGCTCTCCCCCGAACAGCACACCATGGCCAAGCAGTTGCTGCGGCTGCTGACCGCCAACGTCAGCCGGACGTGA
- a CDS encoding lysylphosphatidylglycerol synthase transmembrane domain-containing protein, producing MTATQLPRPLTRRVPVRRILCLLPLALVLVVAVRHRSVLAEGFAHLATARWPWLVAAVGVTCLTWVAAAVTRQGALVERLPVRRLLATQFAAGAANHLLPTGLGASAVNLRFMMVCGVSAARSSAALALYLLAESVARVGLLLALLVAFPRALRLGPLLPAGTSTPLLVAAVVVACGAVAAVFLVRRLRSAVFGFVRTALGEARAVHARPTRVLALWGGSLAFPALQAGVLVTVGLALGLDIPVTHMALAYLAATVAVALVPTPGGLGSVEAALVVALVAAGGPTAVATAVVLAFRVVTVWLPLLPGALTLGALVRLKVI from the coding sequence GTGACAGCGACCCAGCTTCCCCGACCACTCACCCGGCGCGTTCCGGTACGGCGGATCCTCTGTCTGCTTCCCCTCGCGCTGGTCCTGGTGGTGGCCGTGCGGCACCGTTCCGTTCTCGCCGAGGGCTTCGCCCATCTCGCGACCGCGCGGTGGCCGTGGCTGGTCGCGGCGGTCGGCGTGACCTGTCTGACCTGGGTCGCGGCGGCCGTGACCCGGCAGGGGGCGCTCGTCGAGCGGCTGCCCGTGCGGCGGTTGCTGGCCACCCAGTTCGCGGCGGGCGCGGCGAATCACCTGCTGCCGACGGGCCTCGGCGCGAGCGCGGTGAACCTGCGGTTCATGATGGTGTGCGGGGTGTCGGCCGCGCGTTCGTCGGCGGCGCTCGCGCTATATCTGCTGGCGGAGTCCGTCGCCCGCGTCGGCCTGCTGCTGGCGCTGCTGGTGGCGTTCCCCCGGGCCCTGCGCCTCGGCCCGCTGCTGCCCGCGGGCACGTCGACCCCCCTGCTGGTCGCGGCCGTCGTCGTCGCGTGCGGGGCGGTGGCCGCGGTGTTCCTGGTACGACGGCTGCGTTCGGCCGTGTTCGGTTTCGTACGCACCGCGCTGGGCGAGGCCCGCGCGGTGCACGCGCGCCCGACGCGGGTGCTGGCGCTGTGGGGCGGCTCGCTGGCGTTCCCGGCGCTCCAGGCGGGTGTACTGGTCACCGTGGGGCTGGCGTTGGGGCTCGACATCCCCGTGACGCACATGGCGCTCGCCTATCTCGCCGCCACGGTCGCGGTCGCCCTCGTCCCGACGCCGGGCGGGCTCGGTTCGGTGGAGGCCGCGCTCGTGGTCGCGCTGGTGGCGGCCGGTGGCCCGACGGCCGTGGCGACGGCGGTGGTGCTGGCGTTCCGGGTCGTCACGGTCTGGCTGCCGTTGCTGCCGGGGGCGTTGACGCTGGGTGCGCTGGTCCGGCTGAAGGTGATCTGA
- a CDS encoding glycoside hydrolase family 43 protein, with amino-acid sequence MPLHDPFVVADDTTRTYHLYTSNDPSVSGVDGTGTMVYRSTDLREWTRPVVVFRTADQPGIWASDGAWAPEVHAWDGRYYLFTTLHDENAPLPVPPAARWGTPFQLPNHMRGTITAVSDSLLGPFTVVDPTRPTPPEHLMTLDGTLYVDPSGQPWMVYAHEWLQTVDGTMEAIRLAPDLTRTVGDPVFLFKASDASWLTEQIPAGVPHQLAPYITDGPQLYRTPDDSLLMLWSTYEKNVAGDDGTVSGGYVQTYAVSRTGDLAGPWDQRRPLVREDSGHGMLFRTFDGQLMMIVHRPFENARGKLYEMRLFGSELRVLRRRADLDGGG; translated from the coding sequence ATGCCGCTGCACGATCCGTTCGTGGTCGCCGACGACACGACCCGCACGTACCACCTCTACACGTCCAACGACCCGAGCGTCTCGGGCGTAGACGGCACCGGCACGATGGTCTACCGCAGCACCGACCTGCGGGAGTGGACCCGCCCCGTCGTGGTCTTCCGGACGGCCGACCAGCCAGGGATCTGGGCGAGCGACGGCGCGTGGGCGCCGGAGGTGCACGCGTGGGACGGCCGGTACTACCTGTTCACCACGCTGCACGACGAGAACGCGCCGCTGCCGGTGCCGCCGGCCGCCCGGTGGGGCACGCCCTTCCAGCTCCCGAACCACATGCGCGGCACGATCACCGCCGTGTCCGACTCCCTGCTGGGCCCGTTCACCGTCGTGGACCCCACCCGCCCCACCCCGCCCGAGCACCTCATGACCCTCGACGGCACGCTCTACGTCGACCCGTCCGGGCAGCCCTGGATGGTGTACGCGCACGAGTGGCTGCAGACCGTCGACGGAACCATGGAGGCGATCCGGCTGGCGCCGGACCTGACCCGGACCGTCGGGGACCCGGTGTTCCTCTTCAAGGCCTCCGACGCGTCCTGGCTCACCGAGCAGATCCCCGCCGGAGTGCCGCACCAGCTCGCGCCGTACATCACCGACGGCCCCCAGCTGTACCGGACGCCCGACGACTCCCTGCTGATGCTGTGGTCGACGTACGAGAAGAACGTGGCCGGCGACGACGGCACCGTCAGCGGGGGTTACGTGCAGACCTACGCGGTCTCCCGGACGGGCGACCTCGCCGGGCCGTGGGACCAACGGCGGCCGCTGGTCCGGGAGGACAGCGGCCACGGCATGTTGTTCCGCACGTTCGACGGACAGTTGATGATGATCGTCCACCGCCCCTTCGAGAACGCCCGGGGCAAGCTCTACGAGATGCGGCTCTTCGGCAGCGAGCTGCGCGTGCTGCGCAGGCGTGCCGATCTCGACGGCGGCGGCTGA
- a CDS encoding alpha/beta hydrolase, producing the protein MTETTHRRPVLEPAAAAFAEATANPPYLFDLGPIEGRKVVDEVQSGDIAKPAVDEEWVTVPGGPTGEVRARLVRPAGAEGVLPVILYIHGAGWVFGNAHTHDRLVRELAVGARAAVVFPEYDLSPEARYPVAVEQNYAVARWIVTEGAGRGLDADRIAVGGDSVGGNMSAALTLMAKERGDVPLVQQVLFYPVTDAAFDTGSYQEFAEGYFLRRDAMRWFWDQYTTSEKDRAEITASPLRATTEQLQGLPPALVITAEADVLRDEGEAYADKLREAGVAVTAVRYQGIIHDFVMLDALRGTHAAEAAIGQAIATLRTALGTD; encoded by the coding sequence ATGACCGAGACCACCCACCGCCGTCCCGTCCTCGAACCCGCCGCCGCGGCCTTCGCGGAGGCGACCGCGAACCCGCCGTACCTCTTCGACCTCGGTCCGATCGAGGGCCGGAAGGTCGTCGACGAGGTGCAGTCGGGCGACATCGCGAAGCCGGCCGTGGACGAGGAATGGGTGACCGTGCCGGGCGGACCGACCGGCGAGGTCAGGGCCCGCCTCGTCCGCCCGGCGGGAGCCGAGGGCGTGCTGCCGGTGATCCTGTACATCCACGGCGCGGGCTGGGTGTTCGGCAACGCCCACACCCACGACCGCCTGGTGCGCGAGCTGGCCGTGGGCGCGCGGGCCGCGGTCGTCTTCCCCGAGTACGACCTCTCGCCCGAGGCCCGTTACCCGGTCGCCGTCGAGCAGAACTACGCGGTGGCCCGCTGGATCGTCACCGAGGGCGCCGGCCGTGGTCTGGACGCCGACCGGATCGCCGTGGGCGGTGACTCCGTCGGCGGCAACATGAGCGCCGCGCTGACCCTGATGGCCAAGGAGCGGGGCGATGTCCCGCTGGTCCAGCAGGTGCTCTTCTACCCGGTCACCGACGCGGCCTTCGACACCGGCTCCTACCAGGAGTTCGCCGAGGGCTACTTCCTGCGGCGCGACGCCATGCGGTGGTTCTGGGACCAGTACACGACCAGCGAGAAGGACCGCGCCGAGATCACCGCCTCACCGCTGCGCGCCACCACCGAGCAGCTCCAGGGGCTGCCGCCGGCCCTCGTGATCACCGCCGAGGCCGACGTCCTGCGCGACGAGGGCGAGGCGTACGCGGACAAGCTGCGCGAGGCCGGGGTGGCGGTCACCGCCGTCCGTTACCAGGGCATCATCCACGACTTCGTGATGCTCGACGCCCTGCGCGGGACGCACGCGGCCGAGGCCGCCATCGGGCAGGCGATCGCCACCCTGCGCACGGCGCTCGGCACCGACTGA
- a CDS encoding aldo/keto reductase: MRYRTIGSDPGTRREVSVLALGAMLFGSRTDERTSFAILDRYVEAGGNFIDTSDNYAFWIDGGQGGQSEELLGRWRRSRGVGDEIVIATKLGARPLAPGTSYVDNAEGLSAEVIRESAERSRERLGVERLDLLYAHIEDRTVSARETVEGFAALVAEGTVGLLGVSNHAVWRVERARALAAAAGLPGYEVLQYHHSYLRPRTDVPGDLWPDGTLGATTAELLSYLEAEPGLTLVAYSPLLKGGYVRPETLPSDYDHPGTPARTKVLGEVARETGATVNQVVLAWQLGGRFPIVPLAGVSSVAQLEENLGAVELELTREQRARLDAVS, encoded by the coding sequence ATGAGGTACCGCACCATCGGAAGCGACCCCGGAACCCGTCGCGAGGTCAGTGTGCTCGCGTTGGGCGCGATGCTGTTCGGCTCGCGGACGGACGAGAGGACGTCGTTCGCGATCCTCGACCGCTATGTCGAGGCGGGCGGGAACTTCATCGACACCTCCGACAACTACGCCTTCTGGATCGACGGCGGGCAGGGCGGGCAGAGCGAGGAACTGCTCGGCCGGTGGCGGCGCAGCCGGGGCGTCGGCGACGAGATCGTCATCGCCACCAAGCTCGGCGCCCGTCCCCTGGCGCCCGGCACCAGTTACGTCGACAACGCCGAGGGCCTGTCGGCCGAGGTGATCCGGGAGTCGGCGGAGCGCAGCCGGGAACGGCTCGGGGTGGAGCGGCTCGACCTGCTCTACGCGCACATCGAGGACCGTACGGTGTCGGCGCGGGAGACCGTCGAGGGGTTCGCGGCGCTTGTCGCGGAGGGCACGGTCGGGCTGCTCGGGGTGAGCAACCACGCCGTGTGGCGGGTGGAACGGGCGCGGGCCCTCGCCGCCGCGGCCGGCCTGCCCGGCTACGAGGTGCTCCAGTACCACCACAGCTATCTGCGGCCCCGGACCGACGTCCCGGGCGACCTCTGGCCGGACGGCACCCTCGGCGCGACCACCGCCGAACTGCTGAGCTATCTGGAGGCCGAGCCCGGCCTCACCCTGGTCGCCTACTCACCGCTGCTCAAGGGCGGTTACGTACGGCCGGAGACCCTGCCGTCGGACTACGACCACCCGGGCACCCCCGCCCGGACGAAGGTGCTCGGCGAGGTGGCGCGGGAGACCGGCGCGACCGTCAACCAGGTCGTGCTGGCCTGGCAGTTGGGGGGCCGGTTCCCGATCGTTCCGTTGGCCGGGGTGTCGTCGGTGGCGCAGTTGGAGGAGAACCTGGGCGCGGTGGAGCTGGAGCTGACGCGTGAGCAGCGGGCCAGGCTCGACGCCGTGAGCTGA
- a CDS encoding NADP-dependent isocitrate dehydrogenase produces MTDSTIIYTHTDEAPALATHSFLPVIKAYASQAGVSVETRDISLAGRIIAVFPEYLEEGQRIPDALSELGELAKTPAANIIKLPNISASIPQLKAAVAELQGQGYALPDYPDDPKTDEEREIRARYDKIKGSAVNPVLREGNSDRRAPASVKNYAKTHPHRMGAWSADSKTNVATMGENDFRSTEKSVVIDEAGSLKIELVGDDGSTTVLRESVPVLAGEVVDASVMRVAALREFLTAQVARAKAEGVLFSVHLKATMMKVSDPIVFGHVVRAFFPKTFAQYGETLAAAGLSPNDGLGGIYKGLEALPEGAEIKASFDAELAEGPALAMVDSDKGITNLHVPSDVIVDASMPAMIRTSGHMWGPDGQEADTLAVLPDSSYSGVYQVVVDDCRANGAYDPSTMGSVPNVGLMAQKAEEYGSHDKTFEIPTTGTVRLVDQAGNVVLEQTVSAGDIFRACQTKDDPIRDWVKLAVTRARATGDPAVFWLDETRAHDANLIAKVNAYLPEHDTEGLDIRILAPVEATKLSVERIRRGENTISVTGNVLRDYLTDLFPILELGTSAKMLSVVPLMAGGGLFETGAGGSAPKHVQQLVKEDYLRWDSLGEFFALVPSLEQYATATGNTKAKVLADTLDRATATFLNEDKSPSRRVGGIDNRGSHFYLSLYWAQELAAQTDDADLAKAFAPLAETLTTNEQTIVDELIAVQGKPADIGGYYQPDPVKAAAVMRPSATWNEALANFA; encoded by the coding sequence GTGACTGACTCGACCATCATCTACACGCACACTGACGAGGCGCCCGCCCTGGCGACCCACTCGTTCCTGCCCGTGATCAAGGCGTACGCCTCGCAGGCCGGTGTCTCCGTCGAGACCCGTGACATCTCGCTGGCCGGACGCATCATCGCCGTCTTCCCGGAGTACCTGGAGGAAGGGCAGCGCATCCCCGACGCCCTCTCCGAGCTGGGCGAACTGGCGAAGACCCCCGCGGCGAACATCATCAAGCTGCCGAACATCTCGGCATCGATCCCGCAGCTGAAGGCCGCCGTCGCCGAGCTGCAGGGCCAGGGCTACGCGCTGCCGGACTACCCGGACGACCCGAAGACGGACGAGGAGCGCGAGATCCGCGCCCGCTACGACAAGATCAAGGGTTCCGCCGTGAACCCGGTCCTGCGTGAGGGCAACTCGGACCGCCGCGCCCCCGCCTCGGTCAAGAACTACGCCAAGACGCACCCGCACCGCATGGGCGCCTGGTCCGCCGACTCCAAGACGAACGTCGCGACCATGGGCGAGAACGACTTCCGCTCCACCGAGAAGTCCGTCGTGATCGACGAGGCCGGCTCGCTGAAGATCGAGCTGGTCGGCGACGACGGCTCCACCACCGTGCTGCGCGAGTCCGTACCCGTCCTCGCGGGCGAGGTCGTCGACGCCTCCGTGATGCGGGTCGCCGCGCTGCGCGAGTTCCTGACCGCGCAGGTCGCCCGCGCCAAGGCCGAGGGCGTGCTGTTCTCCGTGCACCTCAAGGCCACGATGATGAAGGTCTCCGACCCGATCGTCTTCGGTCACGTGGTGCGCGCCTTCTTCCCGAAGACCTTCGCGCAGTACGGCGAGACGCTGGCCGCCGCCGGTCTGTCCCCGAACGACGGTCTCGGCGGCATCTACAAGGGCCTGGAGGCCCTGCCGGAGGGCGCCGAGATCAAGGCCTCCTTCGACGCCGAGCTCGCCGAGGGCCCGGCGCTGGCGATGGTCGACTCCGACAAGGGCATCACCAACCTGCACGTGCCGTCCGACGTCATCGTCGACGCCTCGATGCCGGCCATGATCCGTACCTCCGGCCACATGTGGGGCCCGGACGGCCAGGAGGCCGACACCCTCGCGGTGCTCCCGGACTCCTCGTACTCCGGTGTCTACCAGGTCGTCGTCGACGACTGCCGCGCCAACGGCGCCTACGACCCGTCGACCATGGGCTCCGTCCCGAACGTCGGCCTCATGGCGCAGAAGGCCGAGGAGTACGGCTCCCACGACAAGACCTTCGAGATCCCGACCACCGGCACGGTCCGCCTCGTCGACCAGGCCGGCAACGTGGTGCTCGAGCAGACGGTCTCCGCGGGCGACATCTTCCGCGCCTGCCAGACCAAGGACGACCCGATCCGCGACTGGGTCAAGCTGGCCGTCACCCGCGCCCGCGCCACCGGCGACCCGGCCGTGTTCTGGCTGGACGAGACCCGCGCGCACGACGCCAACCTGATCGCCAAGGTCAACGCCTACCTGCCGGAGCACGACACCGAGGGCCTGGACATCCGCATCCTCGCCCCGGTCGAGGCCACCAAGCTGTCGGTGGAGCGCATCCGCCGCGGCGAGAACACCATCTCGGTGACCGGCAACGTGCTGCGTGACTACCTCACCGACCTGTTCCCCATCCTGGAGCTGGGCACCAGCGCCAAGATGCTGTCGGTCGTCCCGCTGATGGCGGGCGGCGGCCTCTTCGAGACGGGCGCCGGCGGCTCCGCCCCCAAGCACGTCCAGCAGCTGGTCAAGGAGGACTACCTGCGCTGGGACTCGCTCGGTGAGTTCTTCGCCCTGGTGCCGTCGCTCGAGCAGTACGCGACGGCCACCGGCAACACCAAGGCCAAGGTCCTCGCCGACACCCTGGACCGCGCCACGGCGACCTTCCTCAACGAGGACAAGTCCCCCTCGCGTCGCGTCGGCGGCATCGACAACCGCGGCAGCCACTTCTACCTGTCCCTGTACTGGGCCCAGGAGCTGGCCGCCCAGACCGACGACGCCGACCTGGCGAAGGCCTTCGCCCCGCTCGCCGAGACCCTCACGACGAACGAGCAGACCATCGTCGACGAGCTGATCGCCGTCCAGGGCAAGCCGGCCGACATCGGCGGCTACTACCAGCCCGACCCGGTCAAGGCCGCCGCGGTCATGCGCCCGTCGGCCACCTGGAACGAGGCGCTGGCGAACTTCGCCTGA
- a CDS encoding ABC transporter ATP-binding protein: protein METTAWTQLQGMMTAQQHSRPLARTTLRRIGAFARPHRRRIAWFVGLSVVTALLAVATPVLAGNVVDVIVSDGDENLVVRLAVLIAVIAVAEAALGLVARRLSATLGEGLILDLRTAVFDHVQRMPVAFFTRTRTGALVSRLNNDVIGAQRAFSNTLSGVVGNLVTLLLTLAVMLTLSWQITLLSLVLLPVFVVPARRMGRRMARLQREAADLNAAMGTRMTERFSAPGATLVKLFGRPDDESAEFAERARRVRDIGIRTAMAQSAFITALTLVSALALALVYGLGGWFALRGTLEAGAIVSLALLLTRLYAPLTALAGARVEVMSALVSFERVFEVLDLKPLIEEKPDAREVPEGPVAVEFDDVRFGYPSADKVSLASLEEVASLDTRGGTEVLHGVSFRAEPGQTVALVGSSGAGKSTVAQLLPRLYDADSGTVRIGGVDVRDLGAASLRATLGMVTQDGHLFHDTVRANLLLARPEATDEELWEVLRRARLDDLVRSLPDALDTVVGERGYRLSGGERQRMTIARLLLARQRVVILDEATAHLDNTSEAAVQEALAEALEGRTAVVIAHRLSTVRTADQILVVEAGRIVERGRHEELLAAGGRYAELYRTQFERSTAHETAAEAPVAAV, encoded by the coding sequence ATGGAGACCACCGCCTGGACCCAGCTGCAGGGCATGATGACCGCCCAGCAGCACAGCCGCCCCCTCGCCCGGACGACGTTACGGCGTATCGGCGCCTTCGCCCGTCCACATCGTCGCCGTATCGCGTGGTTCGTCGGCCTCAGCGTCGTGACCGCGCTGCTCGCCGTGGCGACGCCGGTGCTCGCGGGGAACGTCGTGGACGTGATCGTCTCGGACGGGGACGAGAACCTCGTCGTCCGCCTTGCCGTGCTCATCGCCGTCATCGCCGTCGCCGAGGCAGCGCTCGGCCTCGTGGCCCGACGCCTGTCGGCGACGCTCGGCGAGGGCCTCATCCTCGATCTGCGGACCGCCGTCTTCGATCATGTGCAGCGCATGCCGGTCGCGTTCTTCACACGTACTCGTACGGGAGCGCTCGTCAGTCGTCTCAACAACGACGTCATCGGCGCCCAACGCGCCTTCAGCAACACCCTGTCCGGAGTGGTCGGCAACCTGGTCACGCTGCTGCTCACCCTCGCCGTGATGCTCACCCTCTCCTGGCAGATCACCCTGCTCTCCCTCGTCCTGCTGCCCGTCTTCGTGGTCCCCGCCCGGCGCATGGGCCGCCGCATGGCCCGGCTGCAGCGGGAGGCCGCCGACCTCAACGCGGCCATGGGCACCCGGATGACCGAGCGCTTCTCCGCACCCGGCGCCACCCTCGTCAAGCTCTTCGGCCGCCCCGACGACGAGTCCGCCGAGTTCGCCGAACGGGCCCGCCGGGTACGGGACATCGGCATCCGTACGGCGATGGCGCAGTCGGCGTTCATCACCGCCCTCACCCTCGTCTCCGCCCTCGCGCTCGCCCTGGTGTACGGCCTCGGCGGCTGGTTCGCGCTGCGCGGCACCCTGGAGGCCGGCGCGATCGTGTCCCTCGCCCTGCTGCTGACCCGGCTGTACGCGCCCCTGACCGCGCTGGCCGGGGCGCGCGTCGAAGTCATGAGCGCCCTGGTGAGCTTCGAGCGTGTCTTCGAGGTATTGGACCTCAAGCCGCTCATCGAGGAGAAGCCCGACGCCCGCGAGGTCCCCGAGGGCCCGGTCGCCGTCGAGTTCGACGACGTCCGCTTCGGCTACCCGTCCGCCGACAAGGTCTCCCTCGCCTCCCTGGAGGAGGTGGCCTCCCTCGACACCCGGGGCGGCACCGAGGTCCTGCACGGCGTCTCCTTCCGCGCCGAACCCGGCCAGACCGTCGCCCTCGTCGGCTCCTCGGGGGCCGGCAAGTCCACCGTCGCGCAACTCCTGCCCCGGCTCTACGACGCGGACTCGGGCACGGTCCGGATCGGCGGTGTCGACGTACGCGACCTCGGCGCGGCCTCCCTGCGCGCCACCCTCGGCATGGTCACCCAGGACGGCCACCTCTTCCACGACACCGTTCGCGCCAACCTGCTCCTCGCCCGCCCCGAGGCCACGGACGAAGAGCTGTGGGAGGTGCTGCGCCGAGCCCGCCTCGACGACCTCGTACGCTCCCTGCCCGACGCCCTCGACACCGTCGTCGGCGAGCGCGGCTACCGCCTCTCCGGTGGCGAACGCCAGCGCATGACGATCGCCCGGCTGCTCCTGGCCCGCCAGCGCGTCGTCATCCTCGACGAGGCCACCGCCCACCTCGACAACACCTCGGAGGCCGCCGTCCAGGAGGCCCTCGCCGAGGCGCTGGAGGGCAGGACCGCCGTGGTCATCGCCCACCGCCTGTCGACCGTCCGCACCGCCGACCAGATCCTCGTCGTCGAGGCGGGCCGGATCGTGGAGCGCGGCCGGCACGAGGAACTGCTCGCGGCGGGCGGACGGTACGCGGAGCTGTACCGGACCCAGTTCGAGAGGTCGACGGCCCATGAAACCGCGGCGGAGGCACCGGTCGCGGCGGTCTGA
- a CDS encoding DUF6766 family protein codes for MTGSLRRFARDNGLGLVFLTLFVLALVGQAFAGHADFDNQLAAEGLQQISLGEYVTSSDFAVDVMENWQSEYLQFFLYVFLTVWLVQRGSPESKHPDGIGVESDEEQRVGRHARPDSPRWAAAGGLRLKVYASSLGYVMGLVFVLSWLAQSITGVAAYNEEQLRQLQAPDSWGEYLVSADFWNRTLQNWQSEFLAIASMAILSIYLRQRGSPESKPVGAAHTTTGVEG; via the coding sequence ATGACGGGATCCCTCCGGCGGTTCGCTCGGGACAACGGCCTGGGGCTCGTCTTCCTGACGTTGTTCGTCCTCGCCCTGGTCGGCCAGGCGTTCGCCGGTCACGCCGACTTCGACAACCAGCTCGCGGCGGAGGGCCTCCAGCAGATCTCGCTGGGCGAGTACGTGACGTCGTCCGACTTCGCGGTCGACGTGATGGAGAACTGGCAGTCCGAGTACCTGCAGTTCTTCCTGTACGTCTTCCTGACGGTGTGGCTGGTGCAGCGCGGCTCGCCGGAGTCCAAGCACCCGGACGGCATCGGGGTCGAATCGGACGAGGAACAGCGGGTGGGGCGGCACGCCCGCCCGGACTCCCCCCGCTGGGCGGCGGCCGGCGGACTGCGTCTCAAGGTGTACGCAAGCTCGCTGGGTTATGTCATGGGGTTGGTGTTCGTGCTGTCGTGGCTGGCCCAGTCGATCACGGGTGTGGCGGCGTACAACGAGGAGCAGTTGCGGCAGCTCCAGGCTCCCGACAGCTGGGGCGAGTACCTCGTCTCGGCCGACTTCTGGAACCGTACGCTGCAGAACTGGCAGTCCGAGTTCCTCGCCATCGCCTCGATGGCGATCCTCTCGATCTATCTGCGCCAGCGCGGTTCCCCGGAGTCCAAGCCGGTCGGTGCCGCCCACACGACGACCGGCGTCGAGGGCTGA